CCACAAATCAGGGCGGGCCGCGATAAAGTCGCGCATCAGCCGAATGCACTCGGCATCGTTGACGATTACCAGTTCGACACCGCGCGACCGTACATAATCCTCGGGGCCTTGAAATGTCTGGTTCTCGCCGATCACGACCTTTGGCACTTTGTACAGCAGCGCGGTGCCGCTGCACATGTCGCATGGCGATAATGTCGAGTACAGCACGGCACGACGATAGTCCCGCGCCGACAGGCGCCCGGCGTTCTCCAGACAATCCATTTCGGCATGAAGTGTCGGGCTGCCGCGTTGCACGCGACGATTGTGGCCACGTCCGACAATGCGTCCATCGATAACAAGTACGGAACCGATCGGGATACCTCGTTCG
The DNA window shown above is from Pirellulales bacterium and carries:
- a CDS encoding nucleoside deaminase, producing MDPFLQAALDEAKAGLAERGIPIGSVLVIDGRIVGRGHNRRVQRGSPTLHAEMDCLENAGRLSARDYRRAVLYSTLSPCDMCSGTALLYKVPKVVIGENQTFQGPEDYVRSRGVELVIVNDAECIRLMRDFIAARPDLWNEDIGE